One segment of Streptomyces sp. TG1A-8 DNA contains the following:
- a CDS encoding VOC family protein: MYAQESAAAPAPVHWKLVIDAADPHAQADFWAAALHYEAEDNSALVERLLSLGALPGGAAVEYRGRPAFRDLIAVRHPDDPYDPRTGTGLGRRLLFQRVPEAKTVKNRLHLDLHPGDGRRAEEVARLEGLGARVLREVAEPAGAWVVLADPEGNEFCVQ; this comes from the coding sequence ATGTACGCACAGGAGTCCGCCGCCGCACCCGCGCCGGTCCACTGGAAACTCGTGATCGACGCCGCCGACCCGCACGCCCAGGCCGATTTCTGGGCCGCCGCGCTCCACTACGAGGCCGAGGACAACAGCGCCCTCGTCGAGCGGCTGCTGTCGCTGGGCGCGCTGCCCGGCGGGGCCGCCGTCGAGTACCGCGGCCGTCCCGCCTTCCGCGACCTGATCGCCGTGCGGCACCCCGACGACCCGTACGACCCGCGGACCGGGACCGGGCTGGGGCGACGGCTGCTGTTCCAGCGCGTCCCGGAGGCGAAGACCGTCAAGAACCGCCTCCACCTCGACCTGCACCCCGGCGACGGGCGGCGCGCGGAGGAGGTGGCCCGGCTGGAGGGGCTGGGCGCGCGCGTGCTGCGCGAGGTGGCGGAGCCCGCCGGCGCGTGGGTGGTGCTGGCGGACCCGGAGGGCAACGAGTTCTGCGTGCAGTAG
- a CDS encoding ABC transporter permease gives MSRAETPPAAGTSPSGRPPAPTARRPGPLWTLGLLRNELVTTVRRWRTLALLGVLAAVLVLVGVAVRIETRDGSPAGPGGGEGPAFIGQITNNGLFLVFTALAATLPFFLPMAVGVVAGDAVAGEAGAGTLRYLLVAPAGRTRLLLTKYATVLAFCLLATLVVTVSALAVGALLFPLGDLTTISGTRIGFADGLLRALLIALVVAASLVGVAALGLFVSTLTNSGIAAMAATVGLLITVQILDQIPQLHALRPYLFPHYWLSFADLMRDPVYWDDLVKNLGLQALYAAVFGSAAWARFTTKDVSA, from the coding sequence ATGTCGCGGGCTGAGACGCCACCGGCCGCCGGGACTTCGCCGTCCGGCCGTCCGCCGGCACCGACCGCCCGCCGGCCCGGTCCCCTGTGGACCCTGGGGCTGCTGCGCAACGAGCTGGTCACCACCGTCCGCCGCTGGCGCACGCTCGCCCTCCTCGGGGTGCTGGCCGCGGTGCTGGTGCTGGTGGGCGTCGCCGTCCGGATCGAGACGCGGGACGGTTCGCCGGCGGGACCGGGCGGCGGCGAAGGCCCGGCGTTCATCGGGCAGATCACCAACAACGGCCTGTTCCTGGTGTTCACGGCACTGGCCGCGACCCTGCCGTTCTTCCTGCCGATGGCCGTCGGCGTCGTCGCGGGCGACGCCGTCGCGGGCGAGGCGGGCGCCGGCACCCTGCGCTACCTGCTGGTCGCGCCCGCCGGCCGCACCCGCCTGCTGCTCACCAAGTACGCGACGGTCCTGGCCTTCTGCCTGCTGGCCACCCTGGTCGTCACCGTCTCCGCGCTGGCCGTCGGGGCGCTGCTGTTCCCGCTGGGAGACCTGACGACCATCTCCGGCACGCGCATCGGCTTCGCCGACGGACTCCTGCGGGCCCTGCTGATCGCCCTGGTGGTCGCCGCCTCACTGGTGGGCGTCGCCGCCCTCGGCCTGTTCGTGTCCACCCTGACCAACAGCGGCATCGCGGCGATGGCGGCCACCGTCGGCCTGCTCATCACCGTCCAGATCCTCGACCAGATCCCCCAGCTGCACGCGCTGCGGCCGTACCTCTTCCCCCACTACTGGCTGTCCTTCGCCGACCTCATGCGCGACCCCGTCTACTGGGACGACCTGGTGAAGAACCTCGGCCTGCAGGCGCTGTACGCGGCCGTGTTCGGCTCGGCCGCCTGGGCGCGGTTCACGACGAAGGACGTCAGCGCGTAG
- a CDS encoding ABC transporter ATP-binding protein, whose protein sequence is MDGVPDTGRNPGNPAERNPGNPAERDPGDAPAPVIATRGLTKRYRGGQLAVDGLDLTVPAGSVFGFLGPNGSGKATTIRMLMGLIEPTSGAARVLGRPMPRSARTVLPRVGALIEGPAPYGFLSGRDNLLRYDAADPTADPRTRRARVAAALDRVGLTAAAGKKARAYSLGMKQRLGLAAALLRPRSLLVLDEPTNGLDPQGMREIRGLVRELACDGTTVFLSSHLLDEIEQVCTHAAVMARGRLITQGAVADLAAGARGRLAVTTPDAGEAARVLKEQGAADVTVDGDRVTGEPPGRDLADVNAALVAAGVRVRGFTLERASLEDAFVALTGEGFDVAG, encoded by the coding sequence ATGGACGGAGTGCCGGACACCGGGCGGAACCCGGGGAACCCCGCGGAGCGGAACCCGGGGAACCCCGCGGAGCGGGACCCGGGGGACGCGCCGGCACCCGTCATCGCCACGCGCGGCCTCACCAAGCGCTACCGCGGCGGACAGCTCGCCGTGGACGGTCTCGACCTGACCGTCCCGGCGGGCAGCGTCTTCGGCTTCCTCGGTCCCAACGGTTCCGGCAAGGCCACGACCATCCGCATGCTGATGGGCCTGATCGAGCCGACTTCCGGCGCGGCCCGCGTCCTGGGCCGGCCCATGCCCCGGTCCGCCCGCACCGTCCTCCCGCGGGTCGGCGCGCTCATCGAGGGCCCCGCCCCCTACGGCTTCCTCTCCGGCCGGGACAACCTGCTGCGCTACGACGCCGCCGACCCGACCGCCGACCCGCGCACCCGGCGCGCCCGCGTCGCCGCCGCGCTGGACCGGGTGGGCCTCACGGCGGCCGCCGGGAAGAAGGCGCGGGCGTACTCGCTCGGCATGAAGCAGCGCCTCGGGCTGGCCGCCGCGCTGCTCCGGCCGCGCAGCCTGCTCGTCCTGGACGAGCCCACCAACGGCCTGGACCCGCAGGGCATGCGGGAGATCCGCGGCCTGGTCCGGGAACTGGCCTGCGACGGCACGACCGTCTTCCTCTCCTCCCACCTCCTCGACGAGATCGAGCAGGTGTGCACCCACGCGGCCGTGATGGCCCGGGGCAGACTGATCACGCAGGGCGCGGTGGCCGACCTGGCGGCCGGCGCGCGCGGCCGGCTGGCGGTGACCACCCCGGACGCCGGCGAGGCGGCCCGGGTGCTCAAGGAACAGGGCGCCGCGGACGTCACCGTCGACGGCGACCGGGTGACCGGCGAACCGCCCGGGCGGGACCTCGCCGACGTGAACGCGGCCCTGGTCGCGGCGGGCGTCCGGGTCCGGGGCTTCACCCTCGAACGGGCCTCCCTGGAGGACGCGTTCGTGGCACTGACGGGGGAGGGCTTCGATGTCGCGGGCTGA
- a CDS encoding DUF2092 domain-containing protein, which translates to MAPYESGDATGTARHDEDLRPGRRRAARYVVPVAVVGVAAATIGLVPALADSGDPDLPSITAQQLIRKIAASDVQRLSGTVKIDTDLGLPDLGGLGSGLASGAARGGDGSFADPRAKLTELASGTHTLHVAADGPDRQKVSLLERGAEYSLVHDGKDVWGYDSKSNEVYHAAAGFGAKRGAEPPATPEDFAGEALKSVDATTSVTVDGTAHVAGRDAYKLLIKPRQSGSTVGAISIAVDARTGLPLKFTLTPAGGGAAVLDAGFTQVSFARPAASTFDFTPPRGAKVTEGEGGHGTDGKASGRGSASGGEFVGGLDGLDVLGKGWTSVATFDTGAGGGLPTGSRGGDLGGFLGSLGDQVSGKFGKGTVFSTRLVNALITDDGTVYAGAVTKETLVKAANEGN; encoded by the coding sequence ATGGCACCGTACGAATCCGGTGACGCAACGGGCACCGCACGGCACGACGAGGACCTGCGCCCCGGACGCCGCAGGGCCGCCCGGTACGTCGTCCCCGTGGCGGTGGTGGGGGTGGCGGCGGCCACGATCGGCCTGGTGCCGGCGCTCGCCGACTCGGGCGACCCCGACCTGCCGTCGATCACCGCGCAGCAGCTGATCCGGAAGATCGCCGCGTCGGACGTGCAGCGGCTGTCCGGCACGGTGAAGATCGACACCGATCTCGGCCTGCCGGACCTCGGCGGCCTGGGGAGCGGCCTGGCCTCCGGGGCGGCCCGGGGCGGCGACGGCTCCTTTGCGGACCCGCGGGCCAAGCTCACCGAGCTGGCCTCCGGCACGCACACCCTGCACGTGGCCGCCGACGGCCCGGACCGCCAGAAGGTCTCGCTGCTGGAGCGCGGCGCCGAGTACAGCCTCGTCCACGACGGCAAGGACGTGTGGGGCTACGACAGCAAGAGCAACGAGGTCTACCACGCCGCCGCCGGCTTTGGCGCGAAGCGCGGCGCCGAGCCGCCGGCCACCCCGGAGGACTTCGCCGGCGAGGCGCTGAAGTCGGTCGACGCCACCACGTCCGTGACCGTCGACGGCACCGCGCACGTCGCCGGACGCGACGCGTACAAGCTGCTGATCAAGCCCCGGCAGTCCGGCAGCACGGTCGGCGCGATCAGCATCGCCGTGGACGCGAGGACGGGCCTGCCGCTGAAGTTCACGCTGACCCCGGCGGGCGGCGGCGCCGCCGTGCTCGACGCGGGCTTCACCCAGGTCTCCTTCGCCCGGCCGGCCGCCTCCACCTTCGACTTCACCCCGCCCCGGGGCGCGAAGGTCACCGAGGGGGAGGGCGGGCACGGCACGGACGGCAAGGCGTCCGGGCGCGGCTCCGCGTCCGGCGGGGAGTTCGTCGGGGGACTGGACGGGCTCGACGTCCTCGGCAAGGGCTGGACCTCCGTCGCCACCTTCGACACCGGTGCCGGGGGCGGCCTGCCCACCGGCTCCCGGGGCGGCGACCTCGGCGGCTTCCTCGGCTCGCTCGGCGACCAGGTCTCGGGGAAGTTCGGCAAGGGCACCGTCTTCTCCACCCGGCTGGTCAACGCCCTGATCACCGACGACGGCACGGTGTACGCCGGTGCGGTGACCAAGGAGACACTGGTCAAGGCGGCGAACGAAGGGAACTGA